Proteins encoded together in one Carya illinoinensis cultivar Pawnee chromosome 3, C.illinoinensisPawnee_v1, whole genome shotgun sequence window:
- the LOC122302876 gene encoding uncharacterized protein LOC122302876: MTKRQRIFDADVDIGELISSHEVCVPPGVNVYVIDSDATSSLNNVTDRSNCSNDSMDFLTHKSGNTYVNETTVSNQLLIQQAPCVVREQSSFETSISPPCRDKSAHFKTFVRTYNNKFAFTSFGVKFDRNLCRRNILTQGQIYHYINDLIPLNGCPSYLQLHFYDTEHELENRISDSDRMNPSIIAQLIDILRINPYSMFFRSLGDLPNLENQVIHIRSDAGLDQRIFNAPTSSQVAVIWVENEDADQLEGRDICVFSHSGGSHIVQYYFGCYDPLQYPLLFPFGDTGWHQGIQRVSKGSTSTCNETTRSIDPHQSMSAEELLIRKQRALNRKRKDPIVSCREYYCYKLQIKENVRSILLLSGHLLQQFVVDMYVKIETSRLDYFCSKQQHIRSELYQGIVDTITLRETNAFNVGKRIILPSSFIGGPRDMRKRYMEAMALVQRYGKPDIFLKMTCNPNWQEISNELRLHEESQNRPDLVARVFRAKLEELKDQLFKKQIFGKVSAYIYVIKHQKRGLPHAHFLIILQRDCKLYAPESFDKIVSAEIPDKNTNLHLHNAVIKHMMHGPCGVLNPTNICMKKNGCCKSQYPKSFASGTTVGNDCFPIYKRSYNRIIVKVRGHNLDNRWVVPYNPYLLTTFDCHINVEICSTIKAVKYLYKYIYKGHDRIAFNLVSEQNNQQIDEIQQFQSARWIAPPEAMWRIYGFIVNEMYPAVYSLHLHLEDQHQVTFRANEDLINVLNSDRSAKSMLTEFFALNRVDENAIILLYKEFPEFYVWSQQYKEWTHLRTVDGVMAPTFCEAATMHDIVASEALNSKQRHVYNSVLGNVLSNEAATFFVDGPGGTEKIFLYKALLAAVRSRKLVTLATASSGVAASILPGGRTAHSRFKIPLDTDEHNMCCVNKQSAIAKLLRVAKLIIWDEAPMSRKQHIEVLDKMLRDINDSELTFGGKVVVFCGDFHQVLPVVHKRTRQEHVDASLVSSYLWPTLIKFHLTKNMRARLDPVFSEYVLELGNGMPPITVDEAIKIPDGMLVPYEDDCTSLDHLIDAVFHDIHEYSINISAMMNRTILTPKNSYVDEINALLIHRFHGEINRYYSFDEAIDASEQSVMEDFLNTLTPNGLPPHELLLKINCPIMLLRNINPSEGLCNGTRLICRAFDRNVIDAEITVGHHIKKRVFIPRIPFLPNVDENSGFHSNELSSLSD, encoded by the exons ATGACAAAGAGACAAAGAATTTTCGACGCTGATGTTGACATCGGTGAATTGATTTCATCTCATGAAGTATGTGTTCCTCCTGGTGTTAATGTCTATGTGATTGATTCAGACGCAACTTCATCATTAAACAATGTGACAGATCGTTCTAATTGTTCCAATGATTCTATGGATTTTCTAACACATAAATCAGGAAATACATACGTAAATGAAACAACCGTCTCCAATCAGCTTCTGATTCAACAG GCTCCATGTGTTGTTCGGGAACAGTCAAGTTTTGAAACAAGTATATCGCCACCTTGTAGGG ATAAATCTGCGCATTTTAAGACTTTTGTTCGGACTTATAATAACAAGTTCGCGTTTACATCTTTTGGAGTTAAATTCGATAGAAATCTTTGCAGACGAAACATTCTAACTCAGGGACAGATCTATCACTATATCAATGATTTAATCCCTTTAAATGGTTGTCCTTCTTATCTCCAATTGCATTTCTATGATACGGAacatgaattagaaaatcgcatttctgattCAGATAGAATGAATCCATCAATTATAGCTCAACTCATCGATATTCTTCGCATCAATCCATATTCTATGTTTTTCCGGTCTCTTGGTGATTTGCCAAATTTGGAAAATCAAGTAATCCATATAAGATCAGATGCTGGTCTAGATCAACGTATATTCAATGCCCCGACATCTTCACAAGTTGCAGTAATATGGGTTGAAAATGAAGATGCAGATCAGCTAGAAGGACGAGACATTTGTGTCTTTAGTCATTCTGGTGGAAGTCATATAGTTCAATATTACTTTGGCTGCTATGATCCACTTCAGTATCCGTTGTTATTTCCTTTTGGCGATACTGGTTGGCATCAAGGCATTCAAAGAGTCAGTAAAGGAAGCACATCAACATGTAATGAAACAACACGATCAATAGATCCTCATCAATCAATGTCAGCAGAAGAATTACTTATAAGAAAACAGCGAG CATTaaacagaaaaaggaaggatccaaTTGTTTCGTGCCGTGAATATTATTGCTACAAGTTACAAATCAAAGAAAATGTCAGATCAATTTTGTTACTGTCTGGTCACCTATTgcaacaatttgttgttgatATGTATGTTAAGATCGAGACGTCAAGATTAGATTATTTCTGTAGCAAACAACAACATATTCGATCTGAGTTATATCAAGGTATTGTTGATACCATTACACTTAGGGAAACCAATGCTTTTAATGTTGGAAAACGGATTATTCTGCCTTCGTCATTTATTGGGGGTCCAAGAGATATGCGAAaaagatatatggaagcaatggcTTTAGTTCAGCGTTATGGTAAAccagacatttttttaaaaatgacgTGCAATCCAAACTGGcaagaaatttcaaatgaattacGTCTGCATGAGGAGAGTCAAAATCGGCCTGATTTGGTTGCTCGGGTCTTTcgtgcaaaattagaagaattaaaggaTCAATTATTCAAGAAGCAGATATTTGGAAAAGTCTCAgcatatatttatgttattaaGCACCAAAAAAGAGGGCTTCCACAtgcacattttttaattatattacagAGAGATTGTAAACTCTATGCTCCTGAATCTTTTGATAAGATTGTATCGGCAGAAATAcctgataaaaatacaaatttgcaCTTGCATAATGCTGTTATCAAGCATATGATGCATGGACCATGTGGAGTGTTGAATCCAACAAAtatttgcatgaaaaaaaatggcTGTTGCAAAAGCCAATATCCAAAAAGTTTTGCATCAGGTACGACTGTTGGAAATGATTGCTTCCCAATATATAAGCGTTCTTACAATAGAATAATTGTCAAAGTGAGAGGCCATAATTTGGATAACCGTTGGGTCGTTCCATATAATCCGTATTTGCTTACAACATTTGACTGTCACATTAATGTCGAGATTTGTTCTACGATAAAAGCagtcaaatatctttataagtatatttacaAAGGGCATGATCGTATTGCTTTCAATTTGGTTTCCgaacaaaacaatcaacaaatTGATGAAATTCAACAATTCCAATCGGCCCGATGGATTGCTCCACCTGAAGCTATGTGGAGAATATACGGTTTTATTGTTAATGAAATGTACCCAGCAGTATATAGTTTACATTTACATCTTGAGGATCAACATCAAGTAACTTTTCGAGCAAATGAAGACTTAATCAATGTTCTTAACTCTGATCGGTCTGCAAAATCAATGTTAACAGAATTCTTTGCATTGAACCGAGTGGATGAAAATGCCATAATATTGTTGTACAAAGAATTtccagaattttatgtttggagcCAACAATACAAAGAGTGGACtc ATCTTAGGACAGTTGATGGTGTCATGGCTCCAACATTTTGTGAAGCAGCAACTATGCATG ATATTGTTGCATCAGAAGCCCTTAATAGTAAACAACGACATGTCTATAATTCAGTTTTGGGAAATGTTTTATCTAATGAAGCTGCTACATTCTTTGTTGATGGCCCTGGTGGGACGGAGAAGATATTCTTGTACAAGGCACTTCTTGCCGCAGTAAGATCACGAAAATTAGTCACACTTGCAACTGCTTCATCTGGTGTTGCTGCATCTATCCTTCCTGGAGGTCGAACAGCACACTCGCGCTTTAAGATTCCACTGGATACTGATGAACATAACATGTGTTGTGTCAATAAACAAAGTGCCATCGCAAAGTTACTACGTGTggcaaaattaattatatgggatGAGGCCCCTATGTCAAGAAAACAACATATTGAAGTATTAGATAAAATGCTACGAGACATTAATGATTCAGAGTTAACATTCGGTGGAAAAGTTGTCGTTTTTTGTGGAGATTTTCACCAAGTTTTACCTGTGGTTCATaaaagaacaagacaagaacATGTTGATGCcagtttggtttcttcttacTTGTGGCCTACATTGATCAAGTTTCATTTGACTAAAAATATGCGAGCAAGATTGGATCCAGTCTTTTCAGAATATGTGTTAGAATTGGGCAACGGAATGCCACCAATCACAGTTGATGAAGCTATAAAAATTCCTGATGGCATGCTTGTTCCATATGAAGATGACTGTACTTCTTTGGATCATTTAATAGATGCTGTTTTCCATGATATTcatgaatattcaataaatatttcagcTATGATGAATCGGACCATATTAACACCAAAGAACAGttatgttgatgaaataaatgcatTACTAATTCATAGATTTCATGGTGAGATCAATCGATATTATAGTTTTGATGAAGCAATAGATGCATCTGAACAATCAGTTATGgaggattttttaaatactctaaCCCCAAATGGACTTCCTCCTCATGAATTGTTATTGAAGATAAATTGTCCTATCATGCTGCTTAGAAACATTAATCCTTCAGAAGGACTATGCAACGGAACACGTCTAATTTGTCGGGCTTTTGATCGAAATGTCATTGATGCAGAAATCACAGTTGGACACCACATCAAAAAAAGAGTCTTTATTCCAAGGATTCCATTCTTACcaaatgttgatgaaaatagTGGCTTCCATTCAAACGAACTCAGTTCCCTATCAGATTAA